The Candidatus Thermoplasmatota archaeon sequence CGCATACCTGCTCGCCTTCGCGCTCCCGGCGTTTCTCTTCAATCGACGCCTCGCGCGCGCAGGCGAGCCGCACAGATGGGCCTGGACGTTCCTTGTGCTCGTCCTCAGCGTGTTCGGGATGTACGAGTATCGCAAGCACAAGAAGATCGAGGCGAAGCGCGCTCAGAGCGGTCCGCGGTAGAAGTGGCCCGTCGTGAAGCCGTCCGGGCACGCGTCCGCGACGCGCTTCCAGAGCGACGGGTCGAGCGCCCACCCCGCGGGGTCGGCGCGATACGAGGCGAGCGCTTCGAGGTACGCGCCCGTCTGCGCGGCGACGGCCTCGGGGCGCGATCCGATGGTCTCGATCCGCAGCACGTCGAGGCCGGCGCGCGCGAGGTCCGGAATGCGGTCGAGCATCGCGAGCTCGACCGAGTTGAGGATGTACATGCGACACGCGCCGTCCGTCTCGAGCGGGAAGCGCTTGCCGAGGCGGTCCTCGAGCCGGTACTTCTTGTCGTGACACGGCGCCCACGTCCCGCCCGGCATCTGGCACGCCTCCGCGTGGCCGATGGAGCAGTATTCGCTCGTCATGAGCGTGAGTCGTCCGTGCACGAGCGCTTCAAGGCGCTCGGGAGTGTGGCGAGCGACGTCGGCCATCTGCGCGAGCGTCATCTCGGGCGAAAGCGTGAGACGCTCCGCGCCGTGCGCGCGCAAGTAATCCACGGTGACCGAGTTGTAGACGTTGAGCATCCAGTCGCCGACGACGCGTCGGCCGAGCGAGCGCGCGACGTGGAACGCGCCATGGTTGCCCGCGAGCACGCCGACGCCGGGCATCGCCTGGAGCGCCTTCTCGAACGCGGCGACCTCGACGTCCTTCTGGATCATGCCGCTTGCGAGCCAAAGCTCCGCGCCCGCGTCGCGGGCGAGCGCCATCGCCTCCGCGACGGCCTCGTCGTCCCAGCGCGGCTGGAGGCCCCCGACCTTGAGGCCGCTGAAGTAGACGACCTTCGCGCCCGCGCCGATCGCGGCGCGGACGTTGTCGAGCGTCCAGCAGTTGACGGCGAGCGTCGGCGCCGTCGCCGCGCGCTCGACCGTCGGGAAGGCGAGGAAACGCGAGGCTCGCTCCGCGAAGTCCGAAAGTGGCGCGCGATGGTAGTGCTCGGCGATCGCGCGCTCGAGCTTCTCGGCCGCCGCGCGCCGGGCGTCGTTCAGCATGCGGATCGGCGCGAAGGCGGCCCCTTCGATCGTAACGTCCACCCGCGCCGCCTCGAACGGCGTGTCGCCGAGCTTCTCGAGCTGCTCGCGGGCGGCGGCCGGAGTGAGCGGCGCCCGGCGCGCCTCGGCGACCACGTAATCATGCGCGTGCTCGGCCTCGAAGCCGCGCGTCGTGTCCTTCAGGCGCACGCGGAGGGGCTCCCCGACCTTGAGCGTCGCCGAAACCTCGACGGGGACGCGCCGCTGCGGCGTCGCGTAGGATCTGCGCGCGGCTTCGAGCGTCTCGAAATCGGCGGTCTTGTACACGGGATCGCCCGGGCTTGCGTGCGCGCGGCCGCGCAGCGTCACGGTCTCCCCCGCGTGCGCCTCGCCGAGCCATCGCCCGGAGGCGTTCAGGATCTGGTGGACCTGGAAGCCGTACTCCTCGGGCGCGCCGCCCGCGTGCCCGTCGCGTTCCCACGACTCGGCGAGGTGGATGATCTCGACGCCGTCCTTTACCCGCAGGGTGTCGCGGAGCTTCACCATCACCCAGCCGTCGCCCGCCTGGACGACCTCGCCGAGCGGCGTCCCCTTGTTGCCCGCGGTGTCCCACGTCGTGTAGTTCCACTTGTCCTTCGCGTCCACCCAGGCCTTCGTGAAGTCGCGGTTGAAGACCTTGAGCACGGCCGACTTCTCGGACTCGGTGACGTGGAAGTTGCCCGCGTAGTGGCGGTCGATCGCCTGGCGGTAAGCGCGCGTCACGATCGCCACGTATTCGGGGCGCTTCATGCGGCCCTCGATCTTGAACGACATCACGCCCGACTCGATCATGCGCGGAACGTGCTCGAGATCGTTCATGTCCTTCGAGGAGAGGACGTGCTTGGCCCGCACGTGCTCGAGGGGGCGGTACATCTCGGTCACGAGCCCGTCCTCGCCGCGCGCGGGCGGAGGCGGCGGCGCCTTGCCGTCGGCGTTCGCGGCCTCCATCGTGAAGGGGAGGCGGCACGTGTAGGCGCACGCGCCCCGGTTGCCCGAGCGCTCGCCGATCACGGAGGACATGAGGCATTGGCCGGAGTAGCAGTAGCACATCGCGCCGTGCGCGAAATGCTCGAGCTCCGCCTTCGTGCGCTCGCGCATCTTCGCGATCTCCTTGAGCGAGTTCTCTCGCGCGAGGATCACGCGCTCCGCCCCCAGGTCCTCGAGGAAGCGGATGCCGTCCGAGTTGTGGACGGTCGCCTGCGTCGAGATGTGGATGGGGAAATCCGGGCACAGGTCGCGCACGGCCTTCATGATGCCGAGGTCCTGGATGATGAGCGCGTCGACGCCCATCTCCCGCGCGCGTCCGATGAACGCGACGGCCTCGGGGAATTCGTGGTTGAAGACGAGCGTGTTGAACGTGAGGAAGACCTTCACGCCGCGGACGTGCGCGTAGTCGCAGGCCCGCGCCAGCTCGTCGTCCGTGAAGTTCGCGGCGAACTTGCGCGCGTTGAACGCCGTGCCGCCCAGATACACCGCGTCCGCGCCGTTCTCCACCGCGGCGACGAGCGCCTCGAAGGAGCCCGCGGGCGCGAGCAGCTCGGCGCGTCCCCCGGGGGCGACGCCCGGCCGCAGGGGCACGCGGAACGTCGTCGCGACCCGGGCCGGGGGCATCGACGTTCGAGGCGGCCGTCTGGTATAAGAAGCTTCGTTTCATTCGGAATGCGTGGCGGTCGCCCTCGGAGGAGGACGTGTCCTGGAGGAGGAAGGCGGTGTTCCTTCCGTCATCGAAGGCCTCCAGATCGCGTTCCTCGCGGGCGTCGTGGGCGTCGTGTCCGGTCTCCTCGCGGTCGCGGTGCGGCGGATCATCGACCTTTTCACGAACCTGTTCTTCTTCCAGCGCTTCTCGTACGACTTCGTGAGCCCGGCCGACGCCGTGCCTGAGCTCGGCCCGCGCGTCATCCTCGTTCCGGCGCTCGGGGGCCTCATCATCGCCGTCTTCGTTTGGCTCCTCACGCGGGACAAGAAGGTCCGCGGCACGAGCGAGGTCATGGAGGCCTCCGTCTTCGGCGGCGGCAAGGTGGACTCCTGGCGCACGTCCGTCCACGCGATCGCGACGTGCATCGGCCTCGGCGCGGGAGGATCGGCGGGACGGGAGGGGGCGATCGTGCAGCTCGCCTCCGGCGCGGGCTCCGCGGTCGGAAACCTCCTGAGCTTCTCGGTCGTGCACCGCCGCATCCTCCTCGGCGCGGGCGCCGCCGGGGCGATCAGCGCCACGTTCAACACGCCGATCGCGGGGCTCGTGTTCGCGGTCGAGGTCATCCTGCTCGAGCTCCGCGCGCGCTCCTTCGTGCCCCTCGCGGTCGGCTCGGTGTTCGCCTCGGTCACGGGCCGCGCCTTCCTCGGCGACGAGCCGAGCTTCCCCGTCCCGGCGTACCGCCTCGTCTCCCCGTACGAGCTCGCGATCTACCTCGCCCTCGGCATCGTCGCGGGCCTCATCAGCGTCCTGTTCCTGCGCGCGGTCGACTCGACCGAGGGCCTCTTCGGGCGACTCGACATGCCGTTCTGGATGAAGCCCGTCGTCGGCGGCGTCGTCGTCGGCGTTACGGGACTCATCGTGCCGCTTTCGCTCGGCGTCGGGTACGAGGCCGTCGCCGCGGCCCTCCACGGCGAGATCGCGATCCTCTTCCTGATCATCCTGCTCGTCGCGAAGCTCGTTGCATACACCTTCACGCAAGGGTCGGGGGGAGCGTCAGGCGCGTTCAGTCCGTCGCTTTTCATCGGCGCGATGCTCGGCGGCGCGTTCGGTCTCGCGGCGCAGCGCTTCTTCCCGGAGCTCACGGGTCCCGCGGGGGCGTACGCGCTCGTCGGCATGGCCGCGTTCTACGGCGCGACCGCGCGCGCGACGTTCACGGCGATCGTGATGCTCTTCGAGATGACGCGCAACTACGACATCATCCTCCCGCTCATCCTCGCGTGCGTCGCGGCGGATCTCCTCGCGCGCGCCTTCTACCCGGATTCCGTGTACACCTCGAAGCTCTCGAAGAAGGGGTTGCCGTTCGAGTTCGACATCGGCGTCAACATCCTCGACACGACGACCGTGCGCGAGGTCATGTCCACGCCCGTCGATACGGTGCGCCCGGAGATGACGATCAAGGAGGTCGTCGAGCGGACCCTCCGCACAGGCCACCAGGGCTTCCCCGTCCTCGACGAGCGCGGCGCGCTCGTGGGCCTCATCACGTCGAACGACCTGCGCCACAAGGTCGGCCCGGGGGACCTGGAGCGGAAGGTGGGCGACGTGATGACGACGAAGCTCGTCGTCGCGCATCCGGACGAGATCCTGCACAGCGCGCTCACCAAGATGGTGCGCGGCGGCTTCGGCCACCTGCCCGTCGTGAAGCGCGACAACCCGACGTGGCTCGTGGGCTTCCTCACGCGGAGCGACGTGATGAACGTCGAGAAGCGCAAGCTCGAGGAGGAGCTCATGCCGCTCGAGG is a genomic window containing:
- a CDS encoding DUF3656 domain-containing protein — translated: MPPARVATTFRVPLRPGVAPGGRAELLAPAGSFEALVAAVENGADAVYLGGTAFNARKFAANFTDDELARACDYAHVRGVKVFLTFNTLVFNHEFPEAVAFIGRAREMGVDALIIQDLGIMKAVRDLCPDFPIHISTQATVHNSDGIRFLEDLGAERVILARENSLKEIAKMRERTKAELEHFAHGAMCYCYSGQCLMSSVIGERSGNRGACAYTCRLPFTMEAANADGKAPPPPPARGEDGLVTEMYRPLEHVRAKHVLSSKDMNDLEHVPRMIESGVMSFKIEGRMKRPEYVAIVTRAYRQAIDRHYAGNFHVTESEKSAVLKVFNRDFTKAWVDAKDKWNYTTWDTAGNKGTPLGEVVQAGDGWVMVKLRDTLRVKDGVEIIHLAESWERDGHAGGAPEEYGFQVHQILNASGRWLGEAHAGETVTLRGRAHASPGDPVYKTADFETLEAARRSYATPQRRVPVEVSATLKVGEPLRVRLKDTTRGFEAEHAHDYVVAEARRAPLTPAAAREQLEKLGDTPFEAARVDVTIEGAAFAPIRMLNDARRAAAEKLERAIAEHYHRAPLSDFAERASRFLAFPTVERAATAPTLAVNCWTLDNVRAAIGAGAKVVYFSGLKVGGLQPRWDDEAVAEAMALARDAGAELWLASGMIQKDVEVAAFEKALQAMPGVGVLAGNHGAFHVARSLGRRVVGDWMLNVYNSVTVDYLRAHGAERLTLSPEMTLAQMADVARHTPERLEALVHGRLTLMTSEYCSIGHAEACQMPGGTWAPCHDKKYRLEDRLGKRFPLETDGACRMYILNSVELAMLDRIPDLARAGLDVLRIETIGSRPEAVAAQTGAYLEALASYRADPAGWALDPSLWKRVADACPDGFTTGHFYRGPL
- a CDS encoding chloride channel protein codes for the protein MAVALGGGRVLEEEGGVPSVIEGLQIAFLAGVVGVVSGLLAVAVRRIIDLFTNLFFFQRFSYDFVSPADAVPELGPRVILVPALGGLIIAVFVWLLTRDKKVRGTSEVMEASVFGGGKVDSWRTSVHAIATCIGLGAGGSAGREGAIVQLASGAGSAVGNLLSFSVVHRRILLGAGAAGAISATFNTPIAGLVFAVEVILLELRARSFVPLAVGSVFASVTGRAFLGDEPSFPVPAYRLVSPYELAIYLALGIVAGLISVLFLRAVDSTEGLFGRLDMPFWMKPVVGGVVVGVTGLIVPLSLGVGYEAVAAALHGEIAILFLIILLVAKLVAYTFTQGSGGASGAFSPSLFIGAMLGGAFGLAAQRFFPELTGPAGAYALVGMAAFYGATARATFTAIVMLFEMTRNYDIILPLILACVAADLLARAFYPDSVYTSKLSKKGLPFEFDIGVNILDTTTVREVMSTPVDTVRPEMTIKEVVERTLRTGHQGFPVLDERGALVGLITSNDLRHKVGPGDLERKVGDVMTTKLVVAHPDEILHSALTKMVRGGFGHLPVVKRDNPTWLVGFLTRSDVMNVEKRKLEEELMPLEAKIYRLGGPEPFDRKREK